One stretch of Miscanthus floridulus cultivar M001 chromosome 18, ASM1932011v1, whole genome shotgun sequence DNA includes these proteins:
- the LOC136523233 gene encoding uncharacterized protein: MPARPRLRAAHRAHTAPLARAATGRSHARPPRRPRGPRARAAQPPRCPRASAPGHPRRLALAAHAPGRPRAVPSAGPAPGRPFPWPRRPLPSCPAAGRAVPPTGPSPSHARPLPACQATPCPRLARPPAVLP; the protein is encoded by the coding sequence ATGCCTGCCCGCCCCCGCCTCCGCGCCGCACACCGCGCCCACACCGCcccgctcgcccgcgccgccaccggcCGCTCGCACGCCCggccgccgcgccgcccgcgcGGCCCACGCGCCCGCGCCGCCCAACCGCCGCGCTGCCCGCGCGCCAGCGCGCCCggccacccgcgccgccttgcccTCGCTGCCCACGCGCCCGGCCGGCCGCGCGCCGTGCCCtcggccggccctgcccccggccggcccttcccctggccgcgccgcccgctgccgtcgtgccctgccgccggccgcgccgtgcccccgACCGGCCCTTCCCCCAGCCACGCGCGCCCGCTGCCCGCGTGCCAGGCCACGCCGTGCCCCCGGCTGGCCCGTCCCCCGGCCGTGCTGCCCTGA